One Osmerus eperlanus chromosome 2, fOsmEpe2.1, whole genome shotgun sequence genomic window, accctgcctccttccctctggTGCCATCTTTTCTTTCACTGTCCCTCTGATTTGCTTTTCACATTCTGTCCTCGCGAAAACCGTTCCTTCATCCGTATAGTTCTATCTGTCGTCTCACTGGTGTACTGGCTGGTGTCTCCCTAGTGTCAATATTTCCTGCAGGTAACACGCTACATAGCAAGGGTACCTGGGTTACCTGTCAATACATGTATTGGTACATGGatcagggaatgtgtgtgtttgtgtgtttgtgtgtgtgtgtgtccgtgtgtgtgtttgtgttttaatgTGCAAAAGAGCGAGGAAAGAGATTAACCCCATGCTATCCCCAATCCCTGGTTATGAGTTTACAGCGTCTGTCTGGGCATCGCACTGTTTAAACAACAATCTAATTAATCCTGTCTTTATTAGTTTCAGTgaactgggagggagggtgggagggtgtaaAAGAGAACTGGGAATGCTGGCAGGAAAAAAATGAAAGGTGGGGGTagagatggagatggggggggggggggagaatacaGGGATTTGAGAGAAATCTAAAAGCCAGTGTTTTCGACCTTCACACTGAATGGAAATGTCTGTGAGAAGAAATTAGATGCGTAATTTAGGggcctcatcacacacactgaaggtaGAAGACAATAGAGAAAGTGCCCAGAGAGGAAACCCATAGACGGAAAGTAAGACCTTACAAACTGTCTACAATTTGTACACAAATTTAACAAAACCCCCGACTGGACTGTACATGAATTGGGCCTCAAATGATTAAACGCACATGAGGATTTGGTGAAAGTCAATTGAAATCCATCACTGCAACGCCAGCTTCCTTAACATTAGTTGACTACTGCCACCCAGTGTCAATGATGAAGAATTTCATTCAGGCATCAAAGGCTACTGTAATGTAATGCCAATAGATGAGGTGATCGTTAACGATGGAAAATCCCAGAAGCAGGAAAAAAGAGGCGCTAAAGAGCTGACAAATGAATTTAAAGGTTATTCACCCCTCCTCTTGGGGTCGAGGACTCCTTCAATGTATTCATCCACTGTTCAATCCTTCAGGTTGTTCATCCCACGTATGCATCGTATGCATTGTCCGTGTGTTCTGGGCTCTCATATCCATGggcctgtcttcctgtgtgtctccaggctGTTTGTGAGGAAGTGCAGCGCCTGCCTGCAGGTGATTGGTCGCTCGGAGCTGATCATGCGTGTGCTGGGCCAGGTGTACCACCTGGGCTGCTTCAGCTGCTGTGAGTGCGAGCGCAGGCTCCAGCGCGGGGATGAGTTTGTGCTGAAGGAGGGCCAGCTGCTCTGTCGAGGGGACTACGAGAAGGAACGCGAGATGCTGGCGGCCATCAGTCCCACCCCCACTGAGTCAGGTAAAGGAAAGGTCACGTCGAGGAACCTTTAAAACACAATGGTATTGTGATCACTATTCTGCAGTGGCAGAAGGACTTATTGTAGATAATAGCCCACTGTGAATGGAGTATGTTTTGTTTCCTTGCCTCTCAGTgaagagtgaggatgaggatggtggaggtggttctgctggaggaaaggggggagatgACGGGAAGGAACACAAACGCTCAAAGCGGCCACGTACAATCCTCACCACACAGCAACGAAGGGCCTTCAAGGCCTCCTTTGAGGTGTCCTCCAAACCTTGCCGAAAGGTCAGTATacaatctttctttctctttctttctctctctctctctctctctctctctctctctctctctctctctctctctctctctctctctctctctctctctctctctctctctctctctctctctctctctccccctccccctctctctctctctctctctctctcctccatacaTCCAGTAAATGCTGTGTTTCTCTACAACGAAGGTTAGAGAGACCCTGGCAGCAGAGACTGGGTTGACAGTGCGGGTCGTTCAAGTGTGGTTCCAAAACCAGAGAGCAAAGGTGAGACCCCTTCGTCTACCTataggacacgcacacacacacgcctacgcATTATGAGCCTGACGGAGTGAGCTTGTGTTTCAGATGAAGAAGATAGCGCGcaggcagcagcaacagcagcagcagcaggagcaggagcagcTGGGCGGGACCAGGCGAGGGCCGAGCAGAGGAGGCCGGCAGAGCAATGATGACAGTGAGGGTAAgaaacagagcgagagagagagagagagagagagagagagagagagagagagagagagagggatggaagagagggagggagggaaatatgAGAGAgatgggcgagagagagacatgggagagaaagagtcagagagagagaaagagtgagggcggagagagatagcgagagagagatagagagagagagagagagagagagagagagagagagaggagagagagagagagagagagagagacgcacaaaGGGGTAAAACACTGTGGtcaaggtgaaggagagagtgagagtgagtgactgaTAAGGATCGAAGGATAAAAGAATGCTCTTCTGTCCAGATGGATCTAGTAGTCATGGATTGGACGGTCTGCTGGGGTACCCCTCTCTACCACGTCAGCAGCTGTTGGCTCTGGATCCCAACATCTATGGAGGAGAGCCGTTCCGTCACGGCCTCACTCCACCTCAAATGCCCAATGAGCAGCTGCACTCCTACGGTAAGCAGACTGGGCGTTGAGGACATTGCCTTGAAGGAGGAATATAAGAGGAAGAGACTTTTCAAATCACATCCTTCTGTTATTGTGTCCTCTATTTTGTCATTTCCCACTTTCACATTCTCAGACTCTCTTTCCCCTTTAGACTCCGAGACAGTGTTCCACGACCTGGACAGTGACGGAAGCCTTAGTCATCTTGGCGACTGTCTCATGGCAACTGCCGACGGCGGGCTTCTGACAGCGCGGGTGGGAAACCCCATCGACCGCCTCTACTCCATGCAGAACTCCTACTTCACCTCCTGACCCAGCTGAACTCTGACCCCGGCTCCACTCCAGCTCCGCCTCATCACAGAGAAACAGCAGACGGGACCCCACATGAGAGACCCCACAGTTCCACAGAGTGCAGTGGCTGCTAAATAAACCCCAGTTGTGACGTTGTTATTTGACATCCCTCATGCAGGAAAAAGATGAAATCCTGCCTTGTAGACTACACTCCCACTTTTCCATAGGAATTCATGCACATTTTGGAATCACATGCCGGATGTGTACGGACTGAACATTCACAGAAAGTATAGTCAGTCCAGTCATTCATTTGTATTTATGATGCATCAGACATGCTAGTCTAAAGCTACTCATAAGCTACTCATTAGTTATTGTATGGTATCATGGTATAAGGGTCTCCTGTACGTAAAGGTTGCTTAAGGTCCTGTTTTGAGATTTGTTCAAGGTCGATACTAACGCTTTGATTTACGCTTCGGTCTCAATTGATCTTTTTGTGCTTTCTAGCAAGACCATCTTTATATGGGTGGCATACCGTGGCAAAGTCAGCCAAGGGATGTGAGAATATAAATACCAGAGAGGTTACAACAGGTCTGAGAGTGAgagacccacccccaccccccccccaccccatcgcTGTGCATGAGTCCTGGGATGGCGATGGATCTAGGAGGTTGTGTTACAGGGTGAACCTGGAACAGTGGAACTCAGAGCCATCTGTATAGCTGGATAATAGGGACTTAGTTATTGTACTGTATTTGAAGGACAGAAGGGTTGTTGTATAATTTGCTCTCAGGTTAGAGTGTATGTTTATGTTACCTGAGCTCTGACTCAGGGGTTGTGAGTGAAATAGGACCACAACACATAATGTTTCGACCAATGTTCCTCAAGTGTGTTGAGGGACATTGATCGTAACACATGATGTGTCATAAATTCGGATTTGTTCGAATTTCTCTGCCAATCATAAACTGATCATTTCGACTATATGAATCAAGTTCATATGTGCTATGTAACAGGGTCCTTTTGAGAGCTGTACGGAAACAGGGTTGTGTAAAAGAAAGTATCAATTACTTTTCTGTTCTTTTTTTATACTGTGAAGTATTCATTAAGTTAGCTGTTCAATACTAATAGGGTTCTACAAAATATACCAATATGATGTTATAATGTAAAAAGTGTGTTAAAATGACTGTGGTCGAAATTAATACTGCATTAGCCTATTATAGTCA contains:
- the lmx1al gene encoding LIM homeobox transcription factor 1-beta gives rise to the protein MLPTEISGGVCFTSSDHTEGSTDGMKTEETKSCLQQPLSSTPFGSELRGGEVCAGCESPIADRFLLRVNERSWHETCVKCAVCLSVLSGTCYSRDRLLYCKHDYEKLFVRKCSACLQVIGRSELIMRVLGQVYHLGCFSCCECERRLQRGDEFVLKEGQLLCRGDYEKEREMLAAISPTPTESVKSEDEDGGGGSAGGKGGDDGKEHKRSKRPRTILTTQQRRAFKASFEVSSKPCRKVRETLAAETGLTVRVVQVWFQNQRAKMKKIARRQQQQQQQQEQEQLGGTRRGPSRGGRQSNDDSEDGSSSHGLDGLLGYPSLPRQQLLALDPNIYGGEPFRHGLTPPQMPNEQLHSYDSETVFHDLDSDGSLSHLGDCLMATADGGLLTARVGNPIDRLYSMQNSYFTS